The following proteins come from a genomic window of Nocardiopsis sp. YSL2:
- a CDS encoding DUF6507 family protein has product MSAWDITPQEVGSVLSTTAGYIGEEGGSDGLLGEMTSLESTITNLNSYVNSAPISVSLGEFAEHYFGLMGDMLSLTANALERTSEATTAYVEGNNEMALESQRNAGVVPPPPPPPTYGPNVPV; this is encoded by the coding sequence ATGTCCGCTTGGGATATCACGCCCCAGGAAGTCGGATCCGTCCTGTCCACCACCGCCGGCTACATCGGCGAGGAAGGCGGCTCCGACGGTCTGCTCGGTGAGATGACCAGCCTGGAGAGCACGATCACCAACCTGAACAGCTACGTGAACAGCGCCCCCATCTCCGTCTCCCTGGGCGAGTTCGCCGAGCACTACTTCGGTCTCATGGGCGACATGCTCAGCCTGACGGCCAACGCCCTGGAGCGGACCAGCGAGGCGACCACGGCCTACGTCGAGGGCAACAACGAGATGGCCCTGGAGTCCCAGCGCAACGCGGGCGTGGTCCCGCCGCCGCCCCCGCCGCCCACCTACGGCCCCAACGTCCCGGTCTGA
- a CDS encoding immunity protein YezG family protein translates to MEEAVIEHSTALLEVEYEDGSTSRESTTGLSFLIDDLRAGMYQEGKGTWFSMKYVITPPGKFHVDFNYDEDPGLTFPTAHGFTVDLEYFPRDEEHIPDWLWEKLQEEAEGRATE, encoded by the coding sequence ATGGAAGAAGCTGTCATCGAGCACTCCACTGCTCTCCTCGAAGTCGAGTACGAAGACGGCTCAACCTCCCGCGAGTCCACTACTGGCCTCAGTTTCCTGATCGACGATCTTCGGGCGGGGATGTACCAGGAGGGCAAGGGAACATGGTTCTCCATGAAGTACGTCATCACACCCCCCGGAAAGTTCCACGTCGACTTCAACTATGACGAAGATCCCGGCCTGACCTTCCCCACCGCCCACGGCTTCACCGTGGACCTCGAGTACTTCCCCCGAGATGAGGAGCACATCCCCGACTGGCTCTGGGAGAAACTCCAGGAGGAAGCCGAAGGACGAGCCACCGAGTAA
- a CDS encoding DUF6177 family protein codes for MSRDVIALLAESPHRRSLLDALAEAGPKLRVRLVAEGTVIELRDDSGRLVLAVQAAQRLAVSSEADRLLVDGVSDDLPAQPYWVEARGAELGDTDTAGMARRFAAHLVERHGGTLWEPESRLSRDDEHLQGATDHPAVTVVTGKNAVVVQDRPVVSLSSWLVDALAAHGRDGTGLQVVTPSTSVLTHALRSFLGKPAATWVVRAPDGRYYDGFNGLPLVWADGTGFVPDPALDPEDGPNQAFRVSPDDAPVALLHVDLQIDHPVSGDLRLGGAVEELTASLTGASPSVWGTAEPLTRPWDRTRITETARGRAPGRTWLAFAGRPGAGPDEEALPFAGTLLVSRTPTGVREHVLLTVAHRPGEEPDLDALTPLLRELAAQGGLRTMTVHRALGRADLTTPPWWAGVPVPVGLAVGAEGVLETGRDRALKAPVEGVAFGPRMTPVVWYRVGDGTEPDSWDRFRALMEHLRPR; via the coding sequence TTGAGCCGTGACGTGATCGCCCTGTTGGCCGAGAGCCCCCATCGGCGTTCGCTCCTGGACGCCCTGGCCGAGGCCGGGCCGAAGCTGCGGGTGCGGCTCGTGGCGGAGGGGACCGTGATCGAGCTGCGCGACGACTCCGGCCGCCTCGTGCTCGCCGTGCAGGCCGCGCAGCGGCTCGCGGTCTCCTCCGAGGCCGACCGGCTTCTTGTGGACGGGGTGAGCGACGACCTTCCGGCCCAGCCCTACTGGGTGGAGGCCCGGGGCGCAGAACTCGGCGACACCGACACCGCCGGCATGGCCCGCCGGTTCGCCGCCCACCTGGTCGAACGGCACGGCGGCACGCTCTGGGAGCCCGAGTCCCGGCTGTCCCGCGACGACGAGCACCTCCAGGGGGCCACCGACCATCCGGCGGTAACCGTGGTGACCGGGAAGAACGCCGTCGTGGTGCAGGACCGCCCGGTGGTGTCACTGTCGAGCTGGCTCGTGGACGCCCTCGCGGCGCATGGGCGCGACGGGACCGGTCTGCAGGTGGTCACCCCGTCGACGAGCGTCCTCACCCACGCGCTGCGCTCGTTCCTGGGCAAACCCGCCGCGACCTGGGTGGTGCGCGCGCCCGACGGCCGCTACTACGACGGCTTCAACGGCCTGCCGCTCGTGTGGGCGGACGGCACCGGCTTCGTACCCGATCCCGCTCTCGACCCCGAGGACGGACCGAACCAGGCCTTCCGCGTGTCACCGGACGACGCACCGGTCGCGCTGCTGCACGTCGACCTCCAGATCGACCACCCCGTCAGCGGCGACCTGAGACTCGGCGGCGCCGTGGAGGAGCTGACCGCGAGCCTGACCGGCGCTTCTCCGTCGGTCTGGGGGACCGCCGAGCCCCTCACGCGTCCCTGGGACCGCACCCGGATCACCGAGACCGCACGGGGCCGCGCCCCCGGCCGCACCTGGCTGGCCTTCGCCGGTCGGCCCGGCGCCGGACCGGACGAGGAAGCGCTGCCCTTCGCCGGGACCCTGCTGGTGTCGCGCACGCCCACGGGTGTGCGCGAGCACGTCCTGCTCACGGTGGCCCACCGTCCCGGCGAGGAGCCGGATCTGGACGCGCTCACCCCGCTGCTGCGCGAACTGGCCGCCCAGGGCGGTCTGCGCACCATGACCGTGCACCGCGCGCTCGGCCGCGCCGACCTGACCACCCCGCCGTGGTGGGCCGGGGTGCCCGTGCCCGTCGGCTTGGCCGTGGGCGCCGAGGGGGTACTGGAGACGGGCCGCGACAGGGCGTTGAAGGCACCGGTGGAGGGTGTCGCGTTCGGCCCGCGCATGACCCCGGTGGTCTGGTACCGCGTCGGCGACGGCACGGAACCGGACTCGTGGGACCGGTTCCGTGCCCTCATGGAGCACCTCAGGCCCCGTTGA
- a CDS encoding immunity 49 family protein, translating to MEPLIERIPRTRARIGDKAEQRPKSIDLKLNTLWLDACTTLAVDRRAADLETWEAWTAAMQIYNAVFDITTPEAGVPVEFMFDHKIRHTTATGPLYFADAGAWDMAFYLAVTCRDQHRWKKLCHIDVEVLRRAQRGQGREYNTFSYHWIAARQAYILHRPELVEELTAAMELSDPARAEFGDPDQLNKVVFPQMNTFLKFAQGDSDGFNEALANGLTLWRDYVTSDEERAEDIKNVTPLGLLALACMGYDRSFHESGFQLEVESDYLPKHIVERSWHGEFDI from the coding sequence TTGGAACCACTGATCGAACGCATCCCACGCACCCGTGCTCGGATCGGAGACAAGGCAGAGCAGCGACCCAAGTCCATCGACCTCAAGCTGAACACGCTGTGGTTGGACGCGTGCACCACGTTGGCCGTGGATCGCCGGGCCGCCGACCTGGAGACCTGGGAGGCGTGGACGGCCGCCATGCAGATCTACAACGCCGTCTTCGACATCACCACCCCCGAAGCGGGCGTACCGGTCGAGTTCATGTTCGACCACAAGATCCGGCACACGACCGCGACCGGCCCCTTGTACTTTGCCGACGCCGGGGCCTGGGACATGGCGTTCTACCTCGCCGTCACCTGCCGCGACCAGCACCGCTGGAAAAAGCTCTGCCACATCGACGTCGAAGTCCTGCGACGGGCACAGCGGGGCCAGGGCCGCGAGTACAACACCTTCTCCTACCACTGGATCGCCGCACGGCAGGCCTACATCCTCCATCGGCCCGAACTGGTCGAGGAACTCACCGCCGCCATGGAGCTCTCCGACCCCGCACGAGCCGAGTTCGGCGACCCTGACCAGCTGAACAAGGTCGTCTTCCCGCAGATGAACACCTTCTTGAAGTTCGCCCAAGGCGACTCGGACGGCTTCAACGAAGCACTCGCCAACGGCCTCACCCTCTGGCGCGACTATGTGACTTCTGATGAGGAGCGCGCTGAGGACATCAAGAACGTGACACCCCTCGGACTCCTCGCCCTCGCCTGCATGGGTTACGACCGCAGCTTCCACGAATCCGGATTCCAACTCGAAGTCGAATCGGACTACCTGCCCAAGCACATCGTCGAACGGTCCTGGCACGGAGAATTCGACATCTGA